The window CTATCTTCAGAAGGAAGTTCCGGGTTACGAGCCGTTCACGCCGAGTGATCCGGAGCGCCTGCGCGGGGTGATCATGGACGGCGATGTGCTGCTGGTGGAAGGCAACAATCGCGTCTCCGGTATCATCAAGTATCTCACGCAATCGACCTGGTCGCACGCCGCCCTGTATGTCGGACCGATCGACGGCGCGTCGGAACCGAACGGTGAACCGCATGTGCTGATCGAGGCCAATATCGGCGAAGGCGTGACCTCAGCGCCGCTGTCGAAGTACTATCCGTACCATACGCGGCTATGCCGCCCGATCGGACTCTCTTACGAGGACCGCATCACGGTGAGCCGCTATGCCATCAACCGGATCGGTTTCGGCTACGACACCAAGAACATCGTCGATCTGATGCGATTCCTGATTCCGCTGCCGATCCCGCAGCGCTGGCGCCGCCGCATGATCGCCTTCGGCTCCGGCGATCCGACCAAGATGATCTGCTCGGCGCTGATCGCGCAGGCCTTCGATGCCGTGCGCTATCCGATCCTGCCCAAGATCACCCGCGCCGGCAGCCGTCAGGCCCGCCGCGAGATCCTGCACATCCGCGATTCCTCGCTCTACATGCCCCGGGACTTCGACATCTCGCCGTATTTCGAGGTCGTCAAGCCGACCATCGAACTCGGCTTCGACTACACAGCGCTGCACTGGGCCGACAAGCAAAAGCCGCTCCGGGAGGTAGCGGACGCTTTCGGTCCGTTTCCGGAGCCCGGCAGTTCGCCGCCGCTCGTTCCTGAAACGGCTGGCACGGAGGCGGAAATTTCTGACGAAGAAGTGAGGGGCGTGCCGCAGGTCAGACTGGTGGCGTGAGGCACCCACTCACGACTTCACCGCGCCCGCGGTCAGCCCCGCGACCATGTAGCGCTTGAAAGCGTAATACATCGCGGCCGGCGGCAGCGCGTAGATCAGGCCGGTGGTCATCAGCAGTTCCCACGGCGAATCGTCGGCGGCCAGAAAATTGCCGAGGGCGACTGGCAACGTGATCTCGGTATCCTTGGACAGCAGCAGGAACGCGTAGAGATATTCGTTCCAGGCCAGCAGCAGCGCATAGGTGCCAACCGCCACCAGCGACGGCATCATCAGCGGCACATAGACCAGCCGGAACAACTGTATCGTCGTGGCGCCATCCATGATGGCGGCCTCATCGAGTTCGACCGGCAGCTTGTCGGAGGCCTGCTTCAGTACCCAGATCGCATAGGGCGAGGCGATCGTCACCATCGCCAAAATCAGCGCCCAGTGATTGTTGAGCAGGCCGTAGTTGCCCATGGTGCGGTACATCGGAACGGCTAGAAACGCTGCCGGGATGAAGTAAGTGAACAGCGCCAGATTCATCACCAGCCGGCCGCCGGGGACGCGCAACCGCGAGATCGAGAAAGCCGCCGCGGTGGCGATGAACAGTGTCAGCGCACCGACGGCCACCGCGATGACTGTCGAATTCCAGAACTGCGCCCAGAAATCCCTCAGGAAGTAATGCTGCTGGTGGAACACGATCCCGAAGTTGTG is drawn from Nitrobacteraceae bacterium AZCC 2146 and contains these coding sequences:
- a CDS encoding multiple sugar transport system permease protein (product_source=KO:K02026; cath_funfam=1.10.3720.10; cog=COG0395; ko=KO:K02026; pfam=PF00528; superfamily=161098; transmembrane_helix_parts=Inside_1_12,TMhelix_13_35,Outside_36_79,TMhelix_80_102,Inside_103_108,TMhelix_109_131,Outside_132_145,TMhelix_146_163,Inside_164_191,TMhelix_192_214,Outside_215_248,TMhelix_249_268,Inside_269_283), which codes for MKLPSLREVGTEARLLLIGIPVFIWTMLPIYHLLLFAISPKEDAFAGKLWPDHPTLHNFGIVFHQQHYFLRDFWAQFWNSTVIAVAVGALTLFIATAAAFSISRLRVPGGRLVMNLALFTYFIPAAFLAVPMYRTMGNYGLLNNHWALILAMVTIASPYAIWVLKQASDKLPVELDEAAIMDGATTIQLFRLVYVPLMMPSLVAVGTYALLLAWNEYLYAFLLLSKDTEITLPVALGNFLAADDSPWELLMTTGLIYALPPAAMYYAFKRYMVAGLTAGAVKS
- a CDS encoding hypothetical protein (product_source=Hypo-rule applied; pfam=PF05708; superfamily=54001), coding for MGFVLDTVGKLIAGYLQKEVPGYEPFTPSDPERLRGVIMDGDVLLVEGNNRVSGIIKYLTQSTWSHAALYVGPIDGASEPNGEPHVLIEANIGEGVTSAPLSKYYPYHTRLCRPIGLSYEDRITVSRYAINRIGFGYDTKNIVDLMRFLIPLPIPQRWRRRMIAFGSGDPTKMICSALIAQAFDAVRYPILPKITRAGSRQARREILHIRDSSLYMPRDFDISPYFEVVKPTIELGFDYTALHWADKQKPLREVADAFGPFPEPGSSPPLVPETAGTEAEISDEEVRGVPQVRLVA